One segment of Hippopotamus amphibius kiboko isolate mHipAmp2 chromosome 2, mHipAmp2.hap2, whole genome shotgun sequence DNA contains the following:
- the LOC130844364 gene encoding spermatogenesis-associated protein 31A6-like: MQAWGSALKRTPCALLPEGSSAIQKMENLFSLKSIVANWLRPSPTSWVIDIILAFLCGLGLFLLLLLCFQSNPSLPPPRKHRNIRKHHVELKARSRSSKKSRSLKACRDCLEELEGIHSLVSLLQSHLGRLRDKGGFHQLSCQDPPGEVCKTVPAGARQPCEESVEDAAPAMSLLAPLTKRRLPLASTISPGQMTSSVSVHSHTSLSASQSPEPFLPLDSISPQSLALSSAPSCLPDSEAGLPTASSAPPPPDSIPTLTQCNSSMALPLGTVPQSLSPHTPWSASLIPAISDLGRSSCPISTLSWWQAAAESLCLSSSSQCKSQKKHLSHNPPEASLWVGSTDRQVEAGSPSLLSSDDQNLLEIQVRKTVEIKIWKEKDGSQMSPDCHLNPLGNMLISLGTEQDTTTPQHFSSTKDKSEQLSCPQQCSYPKVLGDHLQQKYNQLFWGLPSLHSESLVATAWISESSSAPQSPSFLFNGISNACPVQTQAKISPPISQFQPLSHLEFQSQPYTLTIPQFQPPPLAQVQTQAHLKPSLPVLPPSPSQIRACGVSCPTVQNKPQSLTPTEIQHSEWSLLQNQLENGWALSSVVKRSQEVFSVFTSNLPEDNWVVSILPENFPISPELRNQLEQHLQKRLIRHGWELPQRIQESLDVRQLQGELPGTCQTKGKHGLSRPSSFRGESSKDARRVGCRLSQDLGKGLGHILGEVPKDLSRSSESCLVEFPGVNSEESESDLTLLRSDSGIDLLRSLDENLENILKGHLDKKLGQISEDLIPMDVRQSCLAVKCASLQADAHMETRNLRISKEWEPCMNTSHRLSFLDPDIREALEAHITRFWVKHRWGLPFKVLKPINLFKLKKAQPSRIWQLAFPPSATGVSRSHSTVKFAEFLGKPPQAHSRDKVIMEESVPTLVRPLLAPSPVCKPIQRDLGGIPSGDSHGPSKAPLTGQEGRPPSQSLTLSLVGRTQKSETVEWTKRDSLEPHPRSAMARNEPREESGGPASRDPFHKVQMMEVNLGSQSLRGEEAREAGEAKESPVLQPQSRVTLETKVLTKSQTTSVHMRNLEAPGTSKSSLLPRMSIFQHPGETCLNTEVASEFKSKGNVQSDNQLQDCPKQVFPAVDNLASQVPQCHPQRVPTRDRLASQAPSGLMAAQRSSPGQQEPKTSKPQDSGKSQSKMVAPTYKKEDCRQHKPGENEEGFKELETSQAGSMNNPTQVRGIKDSVGSKCLQLVPENKQSPPESLFRKRMRLFLKRIFPSKKVNGRDALQKCKPISATAQSQGSGKSRSILNSETAEAQALMTTLGQILEEKMAIHHGLHARKLKEQKQELQAPVSDAPTQMTTETDPMPHTRQAPRHVEMLGPGLEGQSGHRTSHTPGFFPEPGPASGPQFPRQPPEWAEP; the protein is encoded by the exons ATGCAGGCCTGGGGTTCTGCCCTTAAGCGAACTCCCTGTGCTCTGTTGCCTGAGGGCAGCAGTGCAATTCAGAAGATGGAGAatctattttctttgaaaagcatTGTTGCTAACTGGCTGAGACCCAGCCCGACCTCCTGGGTGATTGATATCATCCTCGCATTCCTGTGTGGACTGGGGCTCTTCCTCCTGTTACTCCTCTGCTTTCAGAGTAATCCATCCTTACCACCACCTAGGAAACATAGAAATATCAGGAAG caTCACGTGGAGCTGAAGGCGAGGAGCAGGAGTAGCAAGAAAAGTAGGTCTTTGAAAG CTTGCAGAGACTGCCTGGAAGAACTGGAGGGCATTCACAGCCTGGTTTCCCTTCTTCAAAG CCACCTGGGGAGGCTCCGTGACAAGGGAGGTTTTCATCAGCTCTCATGTCAAGATCCCCCTGGTGAGGTGTGCAAAACAGTGCCTGCGGGAGCCCGCCAGCCATGCGAGGAGTCTGTGGAAGATGCTGCTCCGGCCATGTCCCTCTTGGCTCCTCTGACCAAGCGCCGTCTACCTCTGGCCTCCACCATTTCTCCAGGCCAGATGACCTCTTCAGTTTCTGTTCATTCACACACATCCCTGAGTGCCTCTCAGTCACCAGAGCCTTTTCTTCCACTGGACAGCATTTCACCCCAGTCACTTGCGCTTTCCTCTGCCCCATCATGTCTGCCTGATTCAGAGGCTGGCCTTCCAacagcctcctctgccccaccACCTCCAGACTCCATTCCGACTCTTACTCAGTGTAACTCCTCAATGGCACTACCACTGGGCACTGTTCCACAGAGCTTGTCTCCACATACTCCTTGGTCAGCTTCTCTCATCCCAGCCATCTCAGACCTTGGGCGCTCAAGCTGTCCCATTTCAACCCTGTCCTGGTGGCAGGCAGCTGCCGAATCCTTGTGCCTCTCATCCTCATCACAGTGCAAGTCCCAGAAAAAGCACCTTTCCCACAACCCACCAGAGGCCTCACTCTGGGTGGGCTCCACAGACAGACAAGTAGAGGCTGGTAGCCCTTCTTTGCTCAGCTCTGATGACCAGAACCTCCTGGAGATACAAGTCAGAAAGACAGTCGAGATCAAGATTTGGAAGGAAAAAGATGGATCACAAATGAGCCCAGATTGCCACCTGAATCCTCTGGGGAATATGTTGATATCACTGGGTACTGAGCAGGACACCACAACCCCCCAACATTTCTCGAGCACAAAAGACAAGTCAGAGCAGCTGTCTTGTCCTCAGCAGTGCTCATATCCTAAGGTCTTGGGGGACCATTTACAGCAGAAATATAACCAGCTTTTCTGGGGTCTCCCTTCTCTGCACAGTGAATCCTTGGTAGCTACTGCCTGGATCTCTGAGAGCTCTTCAGCACCACAGTCTCCTTCTTTCTTATTCAATGGAATTTCAAATGCCTGCCCAGTTCAAACGCAAGCTAAAATATCCCCACCTATTTCTCAGTTCCAGCCCCTGTCTCATCTGGAGTTCCAGTCTCAACCCTATACTCTAACAATACCTCAATTCCAGCCCCCACCTCTGGCTCAGGTCCAAACCCAGGCACATCTCAAACCCTCTCTCCCAGTCTTACCACCTTCTCCATCTCAGATTAGGGCCTGTGGAGTATCTTGCCCTACAGTCCAGAATAAACCACAATCTCTTACCCCAACTGAGATTCAACATTCAGAATGGTCCCTGTTGCAGAATCAACTAGAGAATGGGTGGGCTTTATCTTCTGTAGTCAAAAGATCTCAGGAAGTCTTTAGTGTCTTCACTTCCAACCTTCCTGAGGACAACTGGGTGGTCTCCATCCTTCCTGAGAATTTTCCAATCAGTCCTGAGCTCCGGAATCAACTGGAACAACACCTCCAAAAGCGGCTCATCCGACACGGGTGGGAGCTGCCCCAAAGGATCCAAGAGTCTTTAGACGTAAGGCAGCTTCAGGGAGAATTACCAGGGACATGCCAGACAAAGGGCAAGCATGGACTCTCACGGCCCTCTTCATTTAGAGGTGAAAGCAGCAAGGATGCACGGAGGGTGGGGTGCCGGCTAAGCCAGGACCTGGGCAAGGGCCTGGGGCATATTCTGGGGGAGGTCCCAAAAGATCTCTCCAGGAGCTCAGAAAGCTGCCTAGTGGAGTTTCCTGGGGTGAATTCTGAGGAGTCAGAAAGTGACTTGACGCTCTTGAGGAGTGACTCAGGAATTGATCTACTAAGGAGCTTAGATGAGAatctagaaaacattttgaaaggcCATTTGGACAAAAAGTTGGGGCAGATCAGTGAGGATTTGATTCCTATGGACGTGCGTCAGTCCTGCCTTGCTGTCAAGTGTGCTTCTCTCCAGGCTGATGCTCACATGGAAACCAGAAATCTAAGAATCTCGAAGGAGTGGGAGCCCTGCATGAACACCTCCCATAGGCTTTCCTTCCTTGATCCAGATATCCGAGAGGCGCTGGAAGCACATATTACAAGGTTTTGGGTAAAGCACAGGTGGGGCCTACCCTTCAAGGTCCTCAAGCCCATAAATCTCTTTAAGTTGAAAAAGGCTCAACCCTCCCGCATTTGGCAGCTTGCCTTTCCTCCCTCAGCCACCGGTGTATCTAGGTCTCACTCCACAGTCAAGTTTGCTGAGTTTCTGGGAAAACCTCCTCAGGCCCATTCAAGAGATAAGGTGATTATGGAAGAATCCGTTCCCACCCTGGTGAGGCCTCTCCTTGCCCCCTCACCTGTGTGTAAGCCAATCCAGAGGGACCTAGGAGGGATTCCATCTGGTGACTCCCATGGGCCCTCAAAGGCTCCTCTGACTGGACAGGAGGGCAGGCCACCTTCTCAGTCCCTCACACTCAGCCTTGTGGGCAGAACCCAGAAGAGTGAGACTGTGGAATGGACCAAGAGGGACAGCCTAGAGCCACATCCACGTTCAGCAATGGCCAGGAATGAGCCAAGAGAGGAGAGTGGTGGTCCGGCTTCACGAGACCCCTTCCACAAGGTACAAATGATGGAGGTGAACTTAGGATCCCAATCTTTGAGAGGTGAagaggccagggaggcaggggaggccaAGGAGTCCCCTGTTCTTCAACCACAGTCTCGAGTTACCTTGGAAACCAAAGTGTTGACAAAATCCCAAACCACAAGTGTACATATGAGGAATTTAGAGGCTCCAGGGACCAGTAAAAGTTCCCTACTCCCTAGAATGTCTATTTTCCAACATCCCGGTGAGACATGCCTTAACACGGAGGTTGCTAGTGAGTTTAAGTCCAAAGGAAATGTCCAGTCAGACAACCAGCTTCAAGACTGTCCCAAACAAGTGTTCCCTGCCGTGGACAATTTGGCTTCTCAGGTGCCTCAGTGCCATCCCCAGAGAGTCCCCACCAGAGACAGGTTAGCTTCCCAGGCCCCAAGTGGCCTTATGGCAGCCCAAAGGAGCAGCCCAGGGCAGCAGGAGCCCAAAACTTCAAAACCTCAGGACTCAGGGAAGAGCCAGAGCAAGATGGTTGCCCCTACTTACAAAAAAGAGGATTGTAGGCAGCATAAACCAGGAGAGAATGAGGAAGGGTTTAAAGAATTAGAGACCTCTCAAGCTGGAAGTATGAACAACCCTACCCAGGTCAGGGGAATAAAAGACTCTGTTGGGAGCAAATGTCTCCAGCTCGTGCCAGAGAACAAACAGAGTCCTCCAGAAAGCCTCTTCAGAAAAAGGATGAGGCTATTTTTAAAACGGATTTTCCCCAGTAAAAAAGTTAATGGTCGAGATGCTCTGCAAAAATGCAAGCCCATATCAGCCACTGCCCAGAGCCAAGGATCAGGCAAAAGCAGATCAATCTTGAACAGTGAGACTGCTGAGGCTCAGGCACTCATGACAACTCTTGGACAGATCCTAGAAGAAAAAATGGCAATTCACCACGGACTTCATGCCAGAAAGTTAAAGGAACAAAAACAGGAACTCCAAGCCCCAGTAT CTGATGCCCCGACACAGATGACAACAGAAACGGACCCCATGCCCCATACCCGTCAGGCCCCTCGACATGTAGAAATGCTGGGACCTGGGCTGGAGGGGCAGAGTGGGCACAGGACTTCTCACACCCCTGGTTTCTTCCCGGAGCCAGGTCCTGCCTCTGGGCCCCAGTTCCCAAGGCAGCCTCCAGAATGGGCAGAGCCGTGA